A section of the Sphingobacteriales bacterium genome encodes:
- a CDS encoding B12-binding domain-containing radical SAM protein produces the protein HTPVPDYHLLSVKDYAFMSIQVSRGCPFNCDFCEITSLLGHKVRMQPAPKVIETLETLYQLNWRGPVSVVDDNFIGNKKEVKYHLLPAMKKWMQEHNYPFSFNIQSSINLADDDEMLTLMTETGFNSTFIGIETPDEDTLQACNKHQNEHRNLLESVKKIQQAGFNVSGGFIVGFDSDNETVFQRQADFIQKSGIVSAMVGLLNAPKNTQLYHRLKKENRLTVEATGNNTDSSMNFVPKMNFNDLISGYKSLIRNLYESRPFYQRTRQFMMNYRKNRVKNNNISIAQLRAVVRLILIIGILNKGRTEFWKFLFWTLFRRPALLVDALTFTAYGHHFRIIYGLDK, from the coding sequence CATACTCCTGTTCCTGACTATCACTTATTGTCAGTGAAAGACTATGCTTTTATGAGCATACAGGTTTCGAGGGGATGTCCGTTTAACTGTGATTTCTGTGAAATTACTTCCCTTTTGGGACATAAGGTCAGGATGCAACCGGCACCTAAGGTCATCGAAACGCTTGAAACCTTGTACCAATTAAACTGGAGAGGCCCCGTTTCGGTAGTAGATGATAATTTTATCGGCAATAAAAAAGAAGTCAAGTACCATTTGCTGCCAGCCATGAAAAAATGGATGCAGGAGCATAACTATCCCTTTTCGTTTAATATTCAAAGCTCGATAAACCTTGCTGATGACGATGAAATGCTGACTCTGATGACCGAAACCGGCTTTAATTCTACCTTTATCGGCATCGAAACACCAGATGAAGATACGCTTCAGGCCTGCAACAAACATCAGAATGAACACCGCAACCTCCTCGAAAGCGTGAAAAAAATACAGCAGGCAGGCTTCAATGTTTCCGGAGGCTTTATTGTCGGGTTCGACAGTGATAATGAAACAGTCTTTCAACGCCAGGCTGATTTTATCCAGAAGAGCGGAATAGTGTCGGCCATGGTGGGTTTACTGAATGCACCCAAAAACACACAACTCTATCACCGTCTGAAAAAAGAGAACAGGCTGACCGTTGAAGCTACCGGTAACAATACGGATTCTTCCATGAATTTTGTGCCGAAAATGAATTTTAATGATCTGATTTCGGGTTATAAATCTTTAATCAGGAACCTGTATGAGTCGAGGCCATTTTATCAGCGGACAAGACAGTTCATGATGAATTACAGAAAAAACAGGGTTAAAAATAACAACATCAGCATTGCCCAACTCAGGGCAGTGGTCAGACTCATATTGATTATCGGAATTTTGAACAAAGGTCGGACTGAATTCTGGAAATTTCTGTTCTGGACATTATTCAGACGCCCTGCCCTGCTGGTTGATGCCCTGACCTTCACTGCATACGGACATCATTTCAGAATTATTTACGGCCTTGACAAATGA